In Priestia filamentosa, the DNA window TGCTTTTTAGATGAAGTCGAAAAATTAGGAGAAAAATATAAGACGTACGGATTACAGCTTGAAGCAACAGGACCATGGCCTTGCTACTATTTCGCTAAAGTAGAAGGAGAGTGATGGGGAGTGCATGAAGAAGTAACTGTTGAAGATAGACATCAGGAAGTAACATTACTTGATATTCTTGACGTTATTTTAGATAAAGGAATCGCACTTCGAGGTGAGCTCGTTATTTCGATTGCCGATATTGATCTTGTGTATTTAGATTTACGTGTCCTCGTTGTAGCCGTTGAAAAAATGATGACTTTATCAACAAACACGATTGAAGGGAGTGCAGAAGAATATGGGAGCACTTAAGCAAGACAAGGGGCGAATTGAGCTTGATCCCGAAAATGCCGAGCAAGGTTTAGCACAGCTTGTTCTTACATTAGTAGAGCTCATCAGACAACTTGTTGAACGACATGCGATGCGTCGCGTTGAAGGGGGATCTTTGACAGACGAAGAGATTGAGAAGCTTGGAACAGCTCTTATGAACTTAGAAATGAAAATGGAAGAACTAAGAGATATATTTGATCTTGATGAAGAAGATCTAAACATTAATTTAGGCCCTCTTGGTAATTTAATGTAGCAAAGGAGTGTGAACAATGGAACATTCATCAAATTCAGCTACAATTGTAGATGTATTAGAAACAATTCTAGATAAAGGGGTTGTAATTGCAGGAGACATTAAAGTTGGTTTGGCAGATGTTGAACTTTTAACAATTAAAATTAGGCTTGTAGTTGCTTCAGTTGATAAAGCAAAAGAAATGGGAATGGACTGGTGGGAAACTGATTCCTACTTTTCTTCAAAAGCAACAGAACAGCTTGAGCATCAAAATTTAAAATTAAATGAGCGAATTGAGCAGTTAGAGAAAAAATTAGAAACAAAAGAAATTGAGGGTGAGAAAAAATGAGAGGAATAAAATTATACCATTGGAAAGGAAAAGAGAAAATGGTTTGCTCTTATCCTTTTCAATGGCATAAACAGGCTATTCGTTTAGATGAAGAATATATCCTTTACCACGGATAACTTCAATCGTAAAATCATTATGAAGTTTTCTTCTCATTCGATAAACAAGGGCATTTAGCTCTTCTGCATGAACATCAGGGACTCCGTCCTCTAAAAGTTCACGCTCAGGCCATACCTCTTTTTTTATATCTGTTTTTAAAACAAACTCATTTAAAGAATGAGCAAGCTTATGGAAGAAAAGAAATTCCTTGTCGGAAAGTGTACATGTTTGTTTTTTATATGTGACAGTTTGTTTGATTTCATCCATTGTAAAAGGTAAAGAAGGACCATTACATTGAATCATTTCATGTGAAATAGGTTGAAAATCAAGCGTTTGATCAAGATCTAATGAAGAAAAATGTAAAACTACTGTTTCATTTGCAGCTGAAATGATATCACCATGCTTTAATGTAAAAGGTAAGTGTGGAGTTAAAGAACGTTTATTTACCTTTGTTCCATGCTTGCTGTTTAAATCAACGATGGATGCTTGGCCATTGCTATATTGAATAGCGAAATGCCTTCTCGAAACGAAAGCATTCGAAAAAGCAATATCAGGTTTTGAGTTTGTTCCAACTCTACCAAATAAAATTTCAAACTGATCTACATATATATATGCTCCTTGTGTGAAAGGTTCTCCACATTCAACGAACAATTTTGGATAAGTATCCATTGGGACGACAGGCTCCTTTTTGGTATCTGTTTTTTCAGACAATTATCATCTTATTTTCAGTTTTCTTTCATTGTCACATCATTGCTTACTCGCTATGATAACATTAGACAATGTTAGCAAGGAGGGAAAACAATGAAAAGGACTGTTAGCCTTGTTATTGTTTTACTAATTGCTTTTGTGGTCATTTACCTTGTAGAACATACAAAAGCACAATCGGGTTTTCCAAAAGAACTAAGCGTTGAAAAAATGGACGTGCAAGATGAGTTTAAT includes these proteins:
- a CDS encoding FHA domain-containing protein, whose translation is MDTYPKLFVECGEPFTQGAYIYVDQFEILFGRVGTNSKPDIAFSNAFVSRRHFAIQYSNGQASIVDLNSKHGTKVNKRSLTPHLPFTLKHGDIISAANETVVLHFSSLDLDQTLDFQPISHEMIQCNGPSLPFTMDEIKQTVTYKKQTCTLSDKEFLFFHKLAHSLNEFVLKTDIKKEVWPERELLEDGVPDVHAEELNALVYRMRRKLHNDFTIEVIRGKGYILHLNE
- a CDS encoding gas vesicle protein K; translated protein: MGALKQDKGRIELDPENAEQGLAQLVLTLVELIRQLVERHAMRRVEGGSLTDEEIEKLGTALMNLEMKMEELRDIFDLDEEDLNINLGPLGNLM
- a CDS encoding gas vesicle protein; the encoded protein is MHEEVTVEDRHQEVTLLDILDVILDKGIALRGELVISIADIDLVYLDLRVLVVAVEKMMTLSTNTIEGSAEEYGST
- a CDS encoding gas vesicle protein; translated protein: MEHSSNSATIVDVLETILDKGVVIAGDIKVGLADVELLTIKIRLVVASVDKAKEMGMDWWETDSYFSSKATEQLEHQNLKLNERIEQLEKKLETKEIEGEKK